Genomic window (Desulfuromonas sp.):
ATGACCTGTTGCGAAAAAAGACGGTCAAACAGGGACTTGTTCGGAACAGTAGTCGATTGCGGCACGACTGTCAATTGCGCTGAGGGTACAAATCAGAAAACCGGGACCTCGGCCGCTTCGAAAATCCGCACCATGCATTTTGCCTAACCTGCAGTCATTGCCGATGAGGGAAAAAAAAGAGGCCAGGGCTTGCTGCGCCGCAGAGGCGCCATGGAAAGCCCTGGCTCTTGAATACGCGCTCAGGGGTGGCGTTTCTGAAGATGATGCAGGGTTTGCTGCGGCCCCTGTCAGGCTCATCGACCAATCAACGACGTCCCCATGGGGTCTACCATTCCCCACTCTTCCGCAAACGCGCCCGGGAGAAGAGCGCCCCCAGCAGAATGGCACCGTAACCATTCAGCTCCAGCATCTCCTCATAGAACCTGCCGTAGCCCGAACTGGCCAGTCCCCGGTCGAACATGGCGCCCAAAAGCAGCAGGACCCCGCCGGCCAGGAGGAACGCCCCGGTCTTTGACAACAGCCAGTACCGGAGCATCTCCATGCAGAGCCGGAAATGGCGCACCATGTAAAGGGCCAGGGCGGCCCAGGCCAGAGACACGATGACGTTGCGGCCGACGCCGCTTCCGACATGGATCAACACCCTCGGAAGGTCGAACTTCTCCACGTCCAGCTCACGGAGCAGAAAGCTCACGCAGAGAAGGATAAAGCCCAGGAGCACGAAGCGGTGTCCGCCCCTGGCCCTGGCCAGGGCGACCAGGAAGGCGACACCGCTGATCACCAGGAGAACGGCCTGCGCATTTTCGACGAGGCCGTTCTCCATGTAGACCTCCCTCATGCCGCTCTTGAACACGAGATAGACGCACAGGGCGTTGAAGAGGGCAATTGCGGAGAGAGCGGCCGCGCTGACCTTGTCTTTCATAGTAGCCATACTGTATCGCAGCCCCCGTTTTATTCCAACAGGCATTAGGGCAGCCCCCCCTCATGACTACTTATTGGGCACCATTTCCCCTCAGCTCCCAGCCCCCTATCTCCCAAGCGGCCCCCTCCACACTCTGCCCTTTTTCTACGCCTGGCTTGCCTAAATTATACCCATAACCCTTGCGGGACGCCCCGATATTTGCGATAGTGGATGCGGCCACTTGGCCAGTGGTTAAATTTATTGCAAGGGAGACGTGTATGCCCAGACGGGACGACGTAAAAAAGGTTCTTATCATCGGCTCCGGCCCGATCGTCATCGGCCAGGCCTGCGAATTCGACTACTCCGGAACCCAGGCCTGCAAGGCCCTGCGCGAACTCGGCTACCAGATCGTGCTGGTCAACTCCAATCCGGCCACGATCATGACCGATCCCGGCATGGCCGACGTCACCTACATCGAGCCCCTCAACGTCGAGCGACTCACCGAGATCATCGCCCAGGAACGCCCCGACGCCCTGCTGCCTAACCTCGGCGGCCAGACCGGCCTGAACCTCTCCACCGCCCTGGCGGAGGCGGGGATTCTCGACCGTTACGGCGTGCGGGTGATCGGGGTCAACCTCGACGCCATCAAGCGGGGCGAGGACCGGGAGACCTTCAAGGAGACAATGACCCGGCTGGGAATCGAGACCGCCCGCAGCGAGATCGCCACGAGCATGGAGGAGGCCGGGGAGATCCTCGAGCGCATCGGCCTGCCGGTCGTCATCCGCCCCGCCTACACCATGGGGGGGACCGGCGGCGGCTTCGCCTACAACCTGGAGGAGTTCGAGACCATCGCCACCCGCGGCCTGGCCGCCAGCCCGGTGAGCCAGATCCTGGTCGAGGAGTCGGTCCTCGGCTGGGAGGAGCTGGAGCTGGAGGTGGTCCGCGACGCCAAGAACCAGAAGATCACCGTCTGCTATATCGAGAACGTCGACGCCATGGGGGTGCACACCGGCGACTCCTACTGCACCGCGCCGATGCTCACCATCAGCGACGAACTGCAGGCGCGCCTGCAGAAGTACGCCTACGACATCGTCGACGCCATCGAGGTCATCGGCGGCACCAACGTCCAGTTCGCCCACGACCCGAAGACCGGCCGGGTCGTGGTCATCGAGATCAACCCCCGCACCAGCCGCTCCTCGGCCCTGGCCAGCAAGGCGACCGGCTTTCCCATCGCCCTGGTCTCCGCCAAGCTCGCCGCCGGCCTGACCCTCGACGAGATCCCCTACTGGCGCGACGGCACCCTGGAGAAGTACACCCCGAGCGGCGACTACGTGGTGGTCAAGTTCGCCCGCTGGGCGTTTGAAAAGTTCAAGGGTGTCGAGGACAAGCTCGGCACCCAGATGCGCGCCGTCGGCGAGGTCATGAGCATCGGCAAGAACTACAAGGAGGCGATGCAGAAGGCGATCCGCTCCCTGGAGAACGGCCGCCACGGACTCGGCTTCGCGGCCGACTTCAACCGCAGGAGCCTCGATGAGCTGATGGACCTCCTCGCCGAGCCCTCGAGCGAGCGTCACTTCGTCCTCTACGAGGCGCTTCGCAAGGGGGCGACCGTCGAGGCGCTGCACCTTAAAACCCACATCAAGGCCTGGTTCCTGGAGCAGATGCGGGAGCTGGTGCAACTCGAGGAACGGATCCTGGAGCACAAGGGGCAGCTGCCGCCGGACGAACTGCTGGCCCAGGCCAAGCGGGACGGCTTCGCCGACAAGTACCTGGCGCAGATCCTCGCCATCGACGAGGCCGCCGTCCGCGAGCGGCGCCTCGCCCTCGGCGTCGCCGAAGCCTGGGAACCGGTCCCGGTGAGCGGCGTGGAGGACGCCGCCTACTACTTCTCCACCTACAACGCCCCGGACCAGGTCGCCGTCAGCGACAAGAGAAAGATCATGGTCCTCGGCGGCGGCCCCAACCGCATCGGCCAGGGGATCGAATTCGACTACTGCTGCGTCCACACCGCCTTCGCCCTGCGCGAAGCGGGCTACGAGACGATCATGGTCAACTGCAACCCCGAGACCGTCTCCACCGACTACGACACCTCGGACAAGCTCTACTTCGAGCCCCTCACCGTCGAGGACGTCCTCTCCATCTACGCCAAGGAGAAGCCCGAAGGGGTGGTTGTGCAGTTCGGCGGCCAGACGCCGCTGAACATCGCCGCCGAGCTTCAGGCCGCCGGGGTCAGAATCATCGGCACCTCTCCCGCGACCATCGACCTGGCCGAGGACCGCGAGCAGTTCAACGCCATGATGCAGAAACTGGGCATCCCCCAGCCCGAGTCGGGAATGGCCAGCACCCTGGAGCAGGCGGTGGAGATCGCCGGGCGCATCGGCTACCCGCTGATGGTGCGCCCCAGCTACGTCCTCGGGGGCCGGGCCATGGAGGTCGTCCACGACGAGGCGATGCTGCGCGAGTACCTCGCCAAGGCCGTCGACGTCACCCCCGAGCGGCCCATCCTCATCGACTGCTTCCTGCAGAACGCCATCGAGGCCGAGGCCGACGCCATCTCCGACGGTGTCGATGCCTTCGTCCCGGCGGTCATGGAGCACATCGAACTGGCGGGGGTCCACTCGGGCGACTCGGCCTGCGTCATCCCCCCGGTCTCCATCCCGCAGAGGCACATC
Coding sequences:
- the carB gene encoding carbamoyl-phosphate synthase large subunit gives rise to the protein MPRRDDVKKVLIIGSGPIVIGQACEFDYSGTQACKALRELGYQIVLVNSNPATIMTDPGMADVTYIEPLNVERLTEIIAQERPDALLPNLGGQTGLNLSTALAEAGILDRYGVRVIGVNLDAIKRGEDRETFKETMTRLGIETARSEIATSMEEAGEILERIGLPVVIRPAYTMGGTGGGFAYNLEEFETIATRGLAASPVSQILVEESVLGWEELELEVVRDAKNQKITVCYIENVDAMGVHTGDSYCTAPMLTISDELQARLQKYAYDIVDAIEVIGGTNVQFAHDPKTGRVVVIEINPRTSRSSALASKATGFPIALVSAKLAAGLTLDEIPYWRDGTLEKYTPSGDYVVVKFARWAFEKFKGVEDKLGTQMRAVGEVMSIGKNYKEAMQKAIRSLENGRHGLGFAADFNRRSLDELMDLLAEPSSERHFVLYEALRKGATVEALHLKTHIKAWFLEQMRELVQLEERILEHKGQLPPDELLAQAKRDGFADKYLAQILAIDEAAVRERRLALGVAEAWEPVPVSGVEDAAYYFSTYNAPDQVAVSDKRKIMVLGGGPNRIGQGIEFDYCCVHTAFALREAGYETIMVNCNPETVSTDYDTSDKLYFEPLTVEDVLSIYAKEKPEGVVVQFGGQTPLNIAAELQAAGVRIIGTSPATIDLAEDREQFNAMMQKLGIPQPESGMASTLEQAVEIAGRIGYPLMVRPSYVLGGRAMEVVHDEAMLREYLAKAVDVTPERPILIDCFLQNAIEAEADAISDGVDAFVPAVMEHIELAGVHSGDSACVIPPVSIPQRHIDTIEEYTREIAVEMGVVGLMNIQYAIAGDRVYILEANPRASRTVPLVSKVCNIPMPRIAVGLMLGKKLADLDLQRRPVPHFGVKEAVFPFNMFPEVDPVLGPEMRSTGEVLGLADNYGMAFFKAQEGAGAILPREGTVLITVAEHDRAGALEAARRFADLGFTIRATKGTCAYLLEHGVAAEAILKMHEGRPNIADAIKNGQIQLVVNTPIGRKSAHDDSYIRKAAIKHKVPYITTTAAAIAAAKGIAACQQGKGAVRSLQEYHADLT